One Tetrapisispora phaffii CBS 4417 chromosome 2, complete genome genomic region harbors:
- the TPHA0B00300 gene encoding uncharacterized protein (similar to Saccharomyces cerevisiae YJR142W; ancestral locus Anc_4.378): MLKVEVNDDGKEILVGDRTDTDSLIHVIDRVDSFPVDYQLHTNFRENVYFLLSHDKRSKLGFVLRFVVEEMKRVDLGLFNGIFEEMQYHEGDERVKLMGLRFKDEQFHERNAKSDQLAQILYRKSDLEEIKGWRNEKYTVYQNSKPYILIERSMAGLLGILTSGIHVNGYTYDKLTRQIKFWIPRRSKTKPTWPYMLDNIIAGGISYPYSVHETVHKEAVEEANLDGKIIERYLIPTGYLSYMHYQGDFFSDSFQSEKSFIVGEHEYIYDLELPEDVIPTPNDGEVDSFNLLTLQEILDALYNNQFKPNCGLVMVDFLIRHGYLNTENEVNYEKIIRKMHRKLIYESE; the protein is encoded by the coding sequence ATGTTGAAAGTTGAGGTGAATGACGATGGTAAAGAAATTCTTGTTGGTGATAGGACTGACACAGATAGTTTGATACATGTTATCGATCGTGTTGATTCGTTTCCTGTTGATTATCAACTTCACACCAATTTTAGAGAAAATGTGTACTTTTTGTTAAGTCATGATAAGAGAAGTAAATTAGGATTTGTTTTGAGATTTGTTGTCGAGGAAATGAAAAGGGTTGATTTAGGTTTATTTAATGGAATATTCGAAGAGATGCAATATCATGAAGGTGATGAAAGAGTAAAATTAATGGGACTGAGGTTCAAAGATGAACAATTTCATGAACGAAATGCAAAATCAGATCAATTGGCACAGATTCTGTACAGAAAATCAGATCTAGAAGAAATAAAGGGTTGGCgtaatgaaaaatatactgTGTATCAAAATTCGAAACcatatatattgattgaGAGATCTATGGCAGGACTGCTGGGTATTCTGACTAGTGGTATCCATGTCAACGGTTACACGTATGACAAACTTACCAGACAGATCAAATTTTGGATTCCAAGAAGATCGAAAACAAAACCAACTTGGCCTTATATGTTAGATAACATTATTGCTGGAGGGATTTCTTATCCATATTCAGTCCATGAAACAGTGCATAAGGAGGCTGTAGAGGAAGCAAATTTGGATGGAAAAATCATTGAGAGATATTTAATACCAACTGGATATCTATCGTACATGCACTATCAGGGTGATTTCTTTAGTGATAGTTTCCAGAGTGAGAAGAGTTTTATCGTTGGAGAacatgaatatatatacgaTTTGGAACTCCCAGAAGATGTGATTCCTACTCCCAATGACGGTGAGGTCGATAGCTTTAATCTTCTCACTTTGCAAGAAATATTAGATGCCTTATACAATAACCAATTTAAACCTAACTGTGGACTTGTTATGGTAGATTTTTTGATACGTCATGGATATCTTAACACTGAAAATGAAGTAAATTACGAAAAGATTATAAGAAAGATGCATCGTAAATTAATATACGAATCAGAATAA
- the PPX1 gene encoding exopolyphosphatase (similar to Saccharomyces cerevisiae PPX1 (YHR201C); ancestral locus Anc_4.377) codes for MSINLYIEGEGILFKSISLYLSHVKNAYFNGIKNDKRVVNIVCGNEAADFDSIACAISYSYYSFISNQNDIVIPIIDIPIVDFNLRRDVVYALDQMNIKREDLFFRNHLIQLRENFEQINVILSDHNKPSAGLTKLTDKVVGILDHHQDSGLYLDVVPRFIELSGSCSSLVFKYWYERIANLEKMKSAIPLCLGAGVIDTTNFTNRCIDIDLEALKLYKEALPNLNIEEYFKNLKIAKDNIKGLTIKQILKKDYKHFTYANKSGKSISIGISSIVKSMDWLYNEHGGKSNFLKESEVFLQEMHVDIFVIMTSFVDINNKFNRELVIIPSHEYKNISVEIIKDIQGKLGLQPVLNSNESDAITHYSYSQLNLKASRKQVAPFLEEAFNSLQ; via the coding sequence ATGTCAATTAATCTATACATCGAAGGAGAAGGTATTCTATTTAAGAGTATAAGCCTATATCTATCTCATGTGAAAAATGCTTATTTCAATGGCATCAAGAATGATAAGAGGGTTGTAAACATTGTTTGTGGTAATGAAGCTGCTGACTTTGATTCCATTGCCTGTGCGATAAGTTATTCTTATTACagttttatttcaaatcaaAATGATATAGTCATTCCTATAATTGATATTCCAATAGtagattttaatttgaGGAGAGATGTCGTTTATGCATTAGatcaaatgaatataaaaagagaAGATCTCTTTTTCAGGAACCACTTGATTCAATTGAGAGAGAACTTTGAGCAGATTAACGTTATCTTATCAGATCATAACAAACCTTCAGCAGGCTTAACGAAACTTACGGATAAAGTTGTAGGAATACTTGATCACCATCAGGACAGTGGGTTATATCTAGATGTGGTGCCAAGGTTTATCGAACTATCAGGAAGTTGTTCTTCTTTAGTATTCAAGTATTGGTACGAAAGAATCGCAAACTTAGAGAAAATGAAGAGTGCTATCCCTCTATGTTTAGGAGCAGGGGTTATAGATACAACTAACTTCACAAATAGATGTATAGATATTGATTTAGAGGCATTGAAGTTATACAAGGAAGCTCTgccaaatttaaatattgaggaatattttaagaatCTAAAAATAGCTAAGGATAACATAAAAGGTTTGACAATCAAACAAAtcttaaaaaaagattataaaCATTTCACATATGCAAATAAAAGTGGAAAGTCTATCAGTATTGGCATTTCCTCAATAGTAAAGTCTATGGATTGGTTATATAATGAGCATGGTGGAAAATCGAACTTCTTAAAAGAATCAGAAGTATTCCTTCAAGAAATGCATGTCGacatttttgttattatgACCTCATTTGTGGACattaacaataaatttaacaGAGAACTTGTAATCATACCATCACACGAATACAAGAACATTTCTGTAGAAATTATAAAGGATATTCAAGGTAAATTGGGTCTTCAACCTGTTTTAAACTCAAATGAATCCGATGCTATTACCCACTATTCATACTCACAGTTAAATTTAAAGGCTAGTAGAAAGCAGGTTGCACCATTTTTAGAGGAAGCTTTTAACTCCTTGCAATAG
- the IPA1 gene encoding putative polyadenylation protein (similar to Saccharomyces cerevisiae YJR141W; ancestral locus Anc_4.376), producing the protein MTKWLIEYLPRIGNISIIIESSQGKKIHIDAIDLDGIHAKVGGEPIRIPFAAKVTLIYNKEEEETLCSQEFNEVAHFKLQYSDLSTNKNSISLMNDDLNWKWSKKELLAMKNFSFGCIDCGNVIFESDDNCRKLNIMPSEFWAELMDNWHCHKPSENNDSEGNNLNASFLKYSQLKPNNFEILIGNSFFICNSATLNSKVIIDSKLNIVGCKNCNSIIGEINQDKLCQIFKWKLLLNGEDKYPIYKHVISQILNIVDSTSSRHILLQIEDSTEQIYIWAFSINTMVAATNYVECNNSIKILYKDFEDDADLNFQIKNTNVEKIITKLDAFKAFVEYLSESNSNLPSTVKTWGKWKVSYLPI; encoded by the coding sequence ATGACTAAATGGCTGATAGAGTATTTGCCAAGAATTGGAAATATATcgataataatagaaaGTTCCCAGGGAAAGAAGATCCATATTGATGCCATTGATTTAGATGGGATACATGCTAAGGTAGGTGGCGAACCTATCAGAATTCCTTTTGCTGCTAAAGTTACtttgatatataataaagagGAGGAAGAAACGTTATGTTCCCAAGAATTTAATGAAGTTGCACATTttaaattacaatattCTGACTTGAGTACTAATAAAAACAGCATCTCTTTAATGAATGATGATCTGAATTGGAAATGGTCTAAAAAGGAATTACTTGCTATGAAAAACTTTTCATTTGGGTGTATTGATTGTGGCAACGTCATATTTGAAAGTGATGATAACTGCCGTAAACTAAATATCATGCCATCCGAATTTTGGGCTGAACTGATGGATAATTGGCATTGTCATAAACCTAGTGAGAATAATGATTCAGAAGGGAACAATTTAAATGCTTCCTTCCTCAAATATAGTCAATTGAAACCGAATAACTTCGAGATTCTAATCGGAAActcatttttcatttgtaaCTCTGCTACTTTGAACTCAAAAGTAATAATcgattcaaaattaaatattgtgGGTTGCAAGAATTGTAACTCCATAATTGGAGAAATTAATCAAGATAAATTATGccaaatattcaaatggAAACTGCTGTTAAATGGGGAAGATAAATATCCCATATATAAGCATGTTATATCTCAAATTTTAAACATAGTTGACAGTACGTCAAGTCGACACATTTTACTACAAATAGAAGACTCTACAGagcaaatatatatttgggCTTTTTCTATAAATACAATGGTAGCCGCTACAAATTATGTGGAGTGTAATAATTCTATTAAGATATTATATAAGGACTTTGAAGATGACGCCGATCTTAACTTCCAAATAAAGAACACAAATgtagaaaaaataataacaaaattggATGCATTTAAAGCATTTGTTGAATATCTTAGTGAATCAAACTCTAACCTTCCATCCACTGTGAAGACTTGGGGCAAGTGGAAAGTATCATATTTACcaatataa
- the HIR3 gene encoding Hir3p (similar to Saccharomyces cerevisiae HIR3 (YJR140C); ancestral locus Anc_4.375), with the protein MSKFNALNQDLHDEEFEVDGHSRELQVEEGFKTFQTALQFLRNKKYDDASDKFDELFQMAILKADKWGLYQFSSPTLDSLRYLAFRNRGMFYYSYLIDEYASMETDEIVNYILKVVEDLLESMQHSYADSSVTELLLMIFRSFRSRKLERLIIEYELKKPDNQFLTLERLNKNKILPKLKNVLDRYTILLNNLHDTKTIETSTIIKDNNINLSSTSEFNIVLNKINQMKTQDDKEMKKLDRFEVNIKNMSWDDILGSFKSLVVHMKSTNMLLRDYDTYAETEYPIEAIKFNLSDKALINSDTSLTMQKNDVSDEKEEIASINATNKSEPDSSLIPETKDNDNIDFEIEGTNKNNDSVKNDKNDKNDDIDSDSNISTDADRHKKKRQSTSVEDLSRPAQRVSKRVKNEHVVDEKKVFELHQIFINDFFSSCSMINMESCFNKEGLESIIQDGILQSNKTYYVDFFNCLKNWNSKHADIFIQNAQVPSKSKIGESNTTSQSPELTSLLKYNGSNEYGEKQNYPERLEDADPSILENFIGNINRGKMHFQEVRFKIIDALLSKKNEQERIIISHLWSKSLYQNLEWLLSSVESSMFEFVKTSFNENKYLILSIIEVLINMSGSINDEINHKTLQGTKVNELKVNKYKLQAKINKWIQLAENIDYTDDILWNVEFLWSKFCFFQFCEDFSNKDMINLCTKIEKQLSNYDKKLYIVYPNYNYISCLSRDFVKSNIKKISIIDKLTIIDSYSDNFNTETEFKHDGNMLQLEKVLLRVDGEQARDNDDKEIISFIDQSPFVVQINLWKVLFNYYIDVEDIQKSIKIYFCILQLLFKKLDSTEYVDHMEQNRHQMLLLYISDIDYFTTKVVNILSTNAWSDIGYEPSATDFKGIFEIFSIFYLVFYFETSSKVDSSLKSFFQRAHKSAGKMKDSIAALSTLILYFFNSSCIKMVSHEEAAPIITKIVWNIHSLLGEFKSCDAASGNFLRFTENLLCRFINDDTYLQLLQTLWCHYHYSLSSDSVSFEYHTTQPVPIDKVNSLPLGTYLIKLQYSGRNPLLVNSNKSTLKQVLDNIINTLEDPCDSPNFFIENNKYKLDEYLSLPLTTDYLKKSFNGLCSLRFSSPNDEFQEAIEIGLYYIASVQALNLYKLRKKSMQARPSELDSIINMIKIDIIYNFNRYESWYLLGLCFSYIVEDDLMWTSDKLNVPEKKNTIASNQRKAILCYLMSINVFYQKNEVDRDDKKVMIKVLEALGMELIIGLYKPMDMECFQFQRAHKYLQLGDDGELAEKMIVEINSISSFNIEQAALLCFNRSNKFREALVSSKDSKERWQNYYYISRLLFKKGRLTMLHDIEKVILRACKLAMDVSTPKDLIVEPHYYLLVMCYKWVKLNVLSPYNALQILSKDIGFFDVDNDFWDIDNSISIDYQKKSFYKKSIEFLRIIQQSDKRKWHHRPTYRISKILFEDFGDLNGAIKEIETMMSLKTMNKNLINIWKPDFERPGKHFVYTYQYITFYIDLLFIKKDHISIGLIAKKIRRFSSGMAYSSEVIKKSVTTYIRCVATSLHLDEKYYSEQFLPNLNYQEFIDISKEVLQDFDPEKYSADILESLQIAYQLKRGNNGIAFDGTCLSIYFKYFYLPYLEAHPRTKTSTESQIVQFVSHETVKIPSASATSIQPKQNNSRKRVSKKDAFETIRTMTEKIH; encoded by the coding sequence ATGTCTAAATTTAATGCTTTGAATCAGGACCTTCACgatgaagaatttgaagTTGATGGTCATTCACGAGAACTACAAGTGGAAGAAGGGTTTAAGACGTTTCAGACTGCTCTGCAGtttttaagaaataaaaaatatgatgaTGCTTCCgataaatttgatgaacTATTTCAAATGGCAATTTTAAAGGCTGATAAATGGGGCTTGTATCAGTTCTCATCACCAACTTTAGATAGTCTCCGTTATCTGGCGTTTAGGAACCGTGGaatgttttattattcatatttaatCGATGAATATGCATCAATGGAAACTGatgaaattgttaattACATACTGAAAGTGGTAGAAGATTTATTGGAGTCAATGCAACATAGTTATGCTGATAGTTCAGTCACTgagttattattaatgatatttagAAGTTTTAGAAGCCGTAAATTAGAGCgattaattattgaatatgaaCTGAAGAAACCAGATAATCAATTCCTAACATTGGAGcgtttaaataaaaataaaatccttccaaaattgaagaatgtACTGGATAGATATACAATACTACTAAATAATTTGCATGATACgaaaacaattgaaaccTCAACGATAATAAAGGACAATAACATAAATCTAAGCAGCACATCTGAATTCAATATAGTTTTGAACAAGATTAATCAGATGAAAACCCAAGATGATAAagaaatgaagaaattggaTAGATTTGaagttaatattaaaaatatgagTTGGGACGATATTTTAGGATCATTCAAAAGTCTAGTAGTGCATATGAAGTCAACTAATATGTTGCTAAGAGATTATGATACCTATGCAGAAACAGAATACCCAATTGAAgcaattaaatttaatttatctgaCAAGGCGCTAATAAACTCTGATACTTCTCTAACAATGCAAAAGAATGATGTTTCTGATGAAAAGGAAGAAATTGCTTCCATAAACGCTACAAATAAAAGTGAACCGGATTCCTCTCTTATACCAGAGACAAAggataatgataatatcgATTTTGAAATCGAGGGAaccaataaaaataatgacagTGTTAagaatgataaaaatgataaaaatgatgatattgacTCAGATTCTAATATTTCAACAGATGCAGATAGGcataagaaaaaaagacaATCAACTTCTGTAGAAGATTTATCAAGGCCAGCACAGAGAGTTAGTAAAAGAGTTAAAAATGAACATGTGGTTGATGAGAAAAAAGTATTCGAGTTACATCAAATCTTTATAAATGactttttttcttcatgTTCTATGATAAATATGGAGTCATGCTTTAATAAAGAAGGATTAGAATCCATAATTCAAGATGGTATTTTGcaatcaaataaaacttATTACGtcgatttttttaattgtttaaaaaattggaattcAAAGCATgctgatatttttattcaaaatgcACAAGTCCCATCAAAAAGTAAGATAGGTGAATCTAATACAACGTCACAATCGCCTGAATTAACTTCCTTATTAAAATACAATGGAAGTAATGAATATGGAGAAAAGCAAAATTATCCTGAAAGATTAGAAGATGCTGACCCTTCAATTCTCGAGAACTTTATTGGGAATATAAATAGAGGGAAAATGCACTTCCAAGAAGTTcgttttaaaattattgatgcacttttatcaaaaaaaaatgaacaagaaagaattattatatcACATCTATGGTCTAAAAGTTTATATCAAAATCTCGAATGGCTTTTATCCTCAGTTGAAAGTAGTATGTTTGAATTCGTCAAAACTTCTTTCAAcgaaaataaatatttaatccTTTCAATCATTGaagttttaataaatatgtcGGGTTCAATTAATGACGAAATCAATCATAAGACACTACAAGGTACTAAAGTTAACGAATTAAAGGTTAATAAGTATAAACTTCAGgcaaaaattaataaatggATTCAATTAgcagaaaatattgattacACTGATGACATACTATGGAATGTCGAATTTTTATGGtcaaaattttgttttttccaattttgtGAAGACTTCTCGAATAAAGATATGATTAACTTATGTacaaaaatagaaaaacaATTGTCGAACTATGATAAGAAACTCTACATAGTATACCCAAATTATAATTACATATCATGTCTTAGCCGTGATTTTGTTAAATCTAATATTAAGAAAATAAGCATTATCGACAAGTTAACCATTATCGATTCTTATAGTGACAATTTTAACACTGAAACTGAGTTTAAACATGATGGGAATATGTTACAGTTAGAAAAGGTTTTATTAAGGGTTGATGGTGAGCAAGCAAGGGACAATGATGATAAAGAGATCATATCATTTATTGATCAATCTCCATTTGTTGTTCAGATTAATTTATGGAAagtattatttaactattatATTGATGTTGAAGATATacaaaaatcaattaaaatttatttttgtattcttCAGTTGCTATTCAAAAAGCTTGATTCTACTGAGTATGTGGATCATATGGAGCAAAATCGCCATCAGATGTTACTATTATACATATCtgatattgattatttcaCTACCAAGGTTGTCAATATTCTTTCAACGAATGCATGGTCGGATATAGGATATGAACCATCAGCAACAGATTTTAAAggtatttttgaaatattttccattttctATTTGGTTTTCTATTTTGAAACATCTTCAAAAGTGGATAGTAGCTTAAAATCGTTTTTTCAGAGAGCACATAAGTCAGCGGGAAAAATGAAAGATTCGATAGCTGCATTATCGACTTTAATTTTGtactttttcaattcttcttgTATTAAAATGGTATCACATGAAGAAGCTGCTccaataataacaaaaattgtCTGGAACATTCATTCTCTGCTAGGGGAGTTTAAATCTTGTGATGCAGCAAGCGGAAACTTTCTAAGATTTACTGAGAACTTACTTTGTCGATTCATTAATGATGATACTTATTTACAATTGCTCCAAACGTTGTGGtgtcattatcattattcttTAAGCAGTGATTCTGTATCCTTTGAATATCATACAACACAGCCGGTTCCAATAGACAAGGTTAACTCACTACCTTTGGGtacatatttaataaaattacaatACTCTGGAAGGAATCCATTATTGGTCAATAGCAACAAATCAACGTTGAAACAAGTGcttgataatataattaatacGTTGGAGGACCCTTGCGATTCTCCAAATTTCTTCAtcgaaaataataaatataaattggATGAATACCTGTCGCTACCGTTAACAACagattatttgaagaagtcATTCAACGGACTTTGCAGCTTACGATTTTCATCCCcaaatgatgaatttcAAGAGGCCATTGAGATTGGATTATATTACATTGCCAGTGTCCAGGCTCTGAATTTATACAAACTCCGTAAAAAATCTATGCAAGCTCGTCCTTCCGAATTAGACTCTATCATAAATATGATTAagattgatattatttataactTCAACAGATACGAGAGCTGGTACTTATTAGGTTTATGTTTTTCATATATTGTCGAAGATGATTTAATGTGGACTtcagataaattaaatgtaccagaaaaaaaaaatacaatagCTTCAAATCAAAGGAAAGCAATTTTATGTTACTTAATGTCTATAAATGTGTTTTATCAGAAAAATGAGGTTGATAGAGATGATAAGAAGGTCATGATAAAAGTTTTGGAAGCTTTGGGCATGGAACTTATAATTGGTTTATATAAACCTATGGATATGGAATGCTTCCAATTCCAAAGAGCacataaatatttacaacTTGGTGACGATGGGGAACTTGCAGAAAAAATGATTGTAGAAATCAATAGCATTTCAAGTTTTAACATCGAACAAGCTGCTTTATTGTGCTTTAATAGATCTAACAAATTTAGAGAAGCTTTAGTTTCGTCTAAGGACTCTAAGGAAAGATGGcagaattattattatattagtagacttttattcaaaaaaggAAGGCTTACAATGTTGCACGATATTGAGAAAGTTATTTTGAGAGCTTGTAAGTTAGCTATGGATGTCTCGACGCCAAAAGATTTGATAGTTGAACcacattattatttattagttATGTGTTACAAATGGGTAAAATTGAATGTTTTGAGCCCATATAATGCTCTACAAATTTTAAGTAAGGATATTGGATTTTTTGATGTTGATAATGACTTTTGGGACATTGATAATAGTATTTCTATTGATTACCAAAAGAAATCATTTTATAAGAAATCCATAGAATTTCTTAGAATTATTCAACAATCAGATAAACGTAAATGGCATCATCGCCCAACTTAtagaatttcaaaaattttgtTTGAGGATTTTGGTGATCTTAATGGCGCTATTAAGGAAATTGAGACAATGATGTCTCTCAAGACAATGAACAAAAATCTGATCAATATTTGGAAACCTGATTTTGAAAGACCCGGGAAACATTTTGTTTATACTTACCAGTATATTACGTTTTATATTGATCTGCTCTTTATCAAGAAAGATCATATATCGATTGGTTTGAtagcaaaaaaaattagacGATTTAGCTCTGGTATGGCATATTCTTCCGAGGTGATCAAAAAGTCAGTAACTACCTATATAAGATGTGTTGCTACATCTCTTCATCttgatgaaaaatattattctgAGCAATTTTtaccaaatttaaattatcaggaatttattgatattagtAAAGAGGTTCTTCAAGATTTTGACCCAGAAAAGTATTCTGCTGATATTTTAGAATCGTTGCAAATAGCGTATCAATTAAAGAGAGGTAACAATGGTATTGCATTTGATGGAACATGTTTATCGATTTATTTTAAGTATTTCTATCTTCCTTATCTGGAAGCCCATCCGAGAACCAAGACTTCTACAGAAAGTCAAATCGTGCAATTTGTGTCCCACGAAACTGTAAAAATTCCTTCAGCAAGTGCAACTTCAATACAACCTAAACAGAACAATAGCAGAAAACGTGTAAGTAAAAAAGATGCTTTCGAAACAATAAGAACTATGACTGAAAAAATACATTAG